One window of the Podospora pseudopauciseta strain CBS 411.78 chromosome 4, whole genome shotgun sequence genome contains the following:
- the mns1B_1 gene encoding Mannosyl-oligosaccharide alpha-1,2-mannosidase 1B (CAZy:GH47; EggNog:ENOG503NUBI; COG:G): MRILCGVATFLAASHSVVVVVVAAAEAPQQRQHMAWPSAEPASANQKLPSHRQPKYRPDRKRANAVKQAFRISWDGYYKHAFPHDSLRPVSNSFEDDRNGWGASAVDAFSTALIMGEHKIIDQILRYIPDINFNHTDSEVSLFETTIRYLGGLLSAYDLLTGPLKPRFDYSTHQTSLILHQAVRLADNLKVAFDTPTGIPDNDLFFSPPRKKGSTSNGLATAGTLVLEWTRLSDLTGDPQYARLAQKAEKYLLHPKNPAMGEPFPGLLGSSLNLDTGLFEDGAGGWGGGTDSFYEYLIKMYLYDPSRFSVYRDRWVLAADSSIRYLTSHPTTRPDLTFLAMWRNRTLHYFSEHLACFSGGNFILGGLTLDSPAYLGLGLDLVAGCRATYTGTLTGIGPEIFQWQDNTAPLNASNNSPPPTHQKLMYSRAGFWVTNGGYQLRPEVIESYYYAYRATGNQKYQEWVWEAFLAVNATCRVGSGYSSLMDVNLPEGGGWTDFQESFWFAEVMKYAYLVFAEEAPWQVKAGLENRFVFNTEAHPIRVAGGREKYGGWRG, from the coding sequence ATGCGTATCCTCTGTGGAGTGGCCACCTTTCTGGCGGCAAGCCACTccgttgtggtggtggtggtggctgcagCAGAAGCAccacaacaacgacaacataTGGCCTGGCCCTCAGCGGAGCCAGCATCAGCAAACCAGAAGCTCCCATCTCATCGGCAACCAAAGTACCGCCCTGACCGCAAGAGGGCGAATGCTGTCAAGCAGGCTTTCAGGATTTCGTGGGATGGTTACTACAAGCATGCGTTTCCTCATGATTCGCTGAGGCCTGTGTCGAATTCGTTCGAGGATGACAGGAATGGATGGGGAGCCAGTGCTGTCGACGCCTTCAGCACGGCGTTGATCATGGGGGAACACAAGATCATTGACCAGATCTTGCGCTACATCCCCGACATCAACTTCAACCACACCGACAGTGAGGTGTCGTTGTTTGAGACGACGATTCGATATCTAGGTGGGCTGTTATCTGCCTACGACCTCCTCACCGGCCCCCTGAAACCCCGTTTCGACTACAGCACCCACCAaacctccctcatcctccaccaggCTGTCCGCCTGGCGGACAACCTCAAAGTCGCCTTCGACACCCCGACCGGAATCCCCGACAACGacctcttcttttccccccCTCGCAAAAAGGGCTCAACCTCCAACGGCCTCGCCACAGCCGGAACCCTGGTCCTCGAATGGACCCGCCTCTCGGACCTCACCGGCGACCCTCAATACGCCCGCCTGGCCCAAAAGGCAGAAAAgtacctcctccaccccaaaaaCCCAGCCATGGGGGAACCCTTCCCCGGCCTCCTcggctcctccctcaacctcgacaccGGCCTCTTTGAAGACGGCGCCGGCGGCTGGGGCGGCGGCACAGATAGCTTCTACGAATATCTCATCAAGATGTACCTCTACGACCCCTCCCGCTTTTCCGTCTATCGCGACCGCTGGGTGTTGGCGGCCGACAGCTCCATCCGGTATCTGAcatcccaccccaccacccggCCCGACCTAACCTTCCTCGCCATGTGGCGCAACCGCACCCTGCACTACTTCTCCGAGCACCTCGCCTGCTTCAGCGGGGGAAACTTCATCCTCGGCGGCCTGACCCTCGACTCCCCAGCCtacctcggcctcggcctcgacctcGTCGCCGGGTGCAGAGCAACCTACACCGGCACCCTCACGGGAATAGGACCGGAAATCTTCCAATGGCAGGATAACACCGCCCCCCTGAACGCAAGCAACAACTCGCCTCCCCCGACCCATCAGAAACTCATGTACAGCCGGGCTGGGTTCTGGGTTACGAACGGGGGGTATCAGCTGCGTCCTGAGGTGATTGAGAGCTATTACTACGCCTACCGGGCGACTGGCAATCAGAAATATCAGgagtgggtttgggaggcgTTTTTGGCTGTGAATGCCACGTGCAGGGTTGGGAGCGGGTATAGTAGTTTGATGGATGTCAACTTGccggaggggggtgggtggacGGATTTTCAGGAGAGTTTTTGGTTTGCGGAGGTGATGAAGTATGCTTATTTGGTCtttgcggaggaggcgccGTGGCAGGTGAAGGCCGGGCTTGAGAATCGGTTTGTGTTTAATACCGAGGCGCATCCGATCAGGGTCGCGGGCGGGAGGGAGAAGtatggggggtggagggggtaa
- a CDS encoding hypothetical protein (COG:S; EggNog:ENOG503P2WU), producing MMRRRHKKSRRGCLECKKRHIKCDETRPRCINCTTVERECQYSTPGYQSPSETSGSPAPVSQQTPFPGSVSTPASVAASDHSMPAPALSPEAPAPPMLDVRTFPHTGDMNGKVDIVHMQLFYHYVTNHSVIYPFVDYDGGLKRIIIEVALREPFLLHSILAMASRHLSMTGTGNTAYYHDLAIELQTQALSLFNSFDVEHFAQSIERRVPVFLFSAILGFHALCDMLAYQDDTYPSNLARLTGYFRLHRGILSVMEGHWEDLKKTELSILFDHIVPRWYEISDDDGGSDCDDIKQRVRESPNLDDGQREAFFKVLKYLQWVFDATPNYRSRAHMLCSFAVMIPRPFVDAVEVGKPEALAILAYFYVALHFCRDIWLIGNSGQFLLTSVATHLNQLGPEWSAWLEKPCQMLRDRSPTAPPQPQRPALCVCVCTAAMGHDIVISRPSEADAGRIAEIHISAMGSNPLLHAQFPTPEGLQALRRFLEAETLDEIRDAVSGVLVSRDGPDGPVTGFVKWTSPSHPQDVKLERGDIVHLEGCCRRFLDEYASLAEQAKERSVRDEPPCYRLSFVCADPEYQGRGIGTQLTRKVLELAEEDNLAVYLESTDVAVSIYQRLGFRAIDSFEMQIPGRQETERVVYKEVCMIWYPSGQR from the exons ATGATGCGCAGACGCCACAAGAAATCACGCCGGGGATGTCTGGAGTGCAAGAAGCGGCATATCAAG TGCGATGAAACCCGGCCACGGTGCATCAACTGCACGACTGTGGAGAGGGAGTGCCAGTACTCGACCCCTGGATATCAATCACCTTCCGAGACCTCAGGGAGCCCCGCGCCGGTATCTCAACAGACGCCCTTCCCAGGCTCCGTCTCGACCCCTGCCTCGGTGGCGGCCTCGGACCACAGCATGCCCGCTCCGGCTCTCTCGCCGGaggcaccagcaccacctaTGCTGGACGTGCGAACTTTTCCTCACACTGGGGACATGAACGGCAAAGTCGACATCGTGCACATGCAGCTGTTTTATCACTACGTGACCAACCACTCGGTCATCTATCCGTTTGTCGATTACGATGGTGGACTGAAACGCATCATTATCGAAGTTGCCCTCCGAGAGCCGTTTCTTTTGCACTCGATCCTCGCAATGGCAAGCCGGCATCTGAGCATGACCGGAACCGGCAACACGGCCTACTACCACGACCTTGCCATTGAGCTTCAGACGCAAGCCTTGTCTCTATTCAACAGCTTCGATGTCGAGCATTTTGCCCAGTCGATCGAGCGACGAGTGCCCGTCTTCCTGTTCTCTGCGATCCTAGGCTTCCATGCCTTGTGCGACATGCTGGCGTACCAAGACGACACCTATCCCTCCAACCTGGCCAGGCTTACAGGATACTTTCGTCTCCATCGAGGCATTCTTTCCGTCATGGAAGGCCACTGGGAAGATCTCAAGAAGACGGAGCTTAGCATCCTCTTTGACCACATCGTCCCTCGTTGGTATGAGatcagtgatgatgacgggggcTCGGATTGCGACGACATCAAACAACGAGTTCGGGAATCCCCAAATCTGGATGACGGGCAGCGGGAGGCGTTTTTCAAGGTCCTCAAGTATCTCCAGTGGGTGTTTGATGCCACGCCCAACTATCGCAGCCGAGCTCATATGTTGTGCAGTTTTGC TGTGATGATTCCTAGACCCTTTGTCGACGCTGTCGAGGTAGGCAAGCCTGAAGCGCTGGCCATACTCGCCTACTTTTATGTCGCCCTGCATTTCTGTCGTGACATCTGGCTGATTGGAAACTCGGGCCAGTTTCTGTTGACGTCGGTCGCCACTCACCTCAACCAGCTCGGCCCAGAGTGGTCGGCCTGGTTGGAGAAGCCATGTCAAATGCTGCGGGA TCGGTCACCCACcgctccaccacaacctcaacgaccagcgttgtgtgtgt gtgtgtgtacCGCCGCAATGGGTCACGATATCGTCATCTCCCGGCCCTCCGAGGCTGATGCCGGGCGCATCGCAGAAATCCACATCTCCGCCATGGGTTCGAACCCACTCCTGCATGCACAGTTTCCCACGCCAGAAGGTCTCCAGGCGCTTCGCCGCTTTCTCGAGGCCGAGACGCTCGACGAGATTCGCGACGCAGTGTCTGGTGTTTTGGTCTCGCGGGATGGCCCAGATGGACCGGTGACTGGGTTCGTGAAATggacctccccatcccatccccagGATGTCAAGCTTGAAAGGGGCGATATTGTTCACCTGGAGGGATGCTGCCGTCGGTTTTTGGATGAATACGCTTCGCTCGCCGAGCAAGCCAAGGAGAGATCGGTGCGAGATGAGCCGCCTTGCTACC GATTGAGTTTTGTCTGTGCGGATCCTGAATATCAGGGTAGAGGGATAGGTACGCAGTTGACTCGGAAGGTGTTGGagctggccgaggaggacAACCTGGCGGTCTACCTGGAGAGCACCGATGTGGCTGTCTCTATTTATCAACGACTTGGATTCCGTGCTATTGACAGTTTCGAAATGCAAATTCCGGGCCGACAAGAGACAGAGAGGGTGGTTTACAAGGAGGTGTGCATGATATGGTACCCTTCTGGCCAAAGATAG
- a CDS encoding hypothetical protein (EggNog:ENOG503P7B2) encodes MQFSSPVLSSVILFSSRPSPGLSLFTMKSLTLLSLLSSLTGAHAAVASEANTAEVAADAIALNTFKDAIWSAESLPTPLQGPGYRPLIPPSYERCAVDPNGPRDFTYLTPNGLAVTRDRRTSRAIEETDPDDQFQGLVFEPPNNVFSPRGVFDVRLPGRGDRPSRYLAIFKNGEVGWVLRSTNGQTALRDERGQPYVTTVFSVQCDGLSTAGVINGLEFEFAVKDGKLYARGIPPTKKHSHVFSKRQENGGVQVSESSGGRLSITVGLYVLPRLPDVIADPPVTKTCPKGADYTTHDPAPPMTSNGCGPTDWWRWYFAPKLHETFEDACNWVDVCWTDCTQTFTTCNSGFAARLLDRCNERFRTESSLSSCRNLASAYVAHYSMANAALTYEGVKDKYCGCQCADPEQHLCGDVCIYKNDPNNCGRCNKVCPSGCINGVCASTCQNPWSCNTPGDLCSADGATPNPETIDDYTDLCLCAEAAESAGTVCAWAGDVCGAKGCAVNSDCEYGSACILLSCCRGTPGVCISVRDDYCNNPALPRNGLLRSQPEGNRLFEGAFAKKVVG; translated from the exons ATGCAATTTTCCTCTCCTGTGTTGTCATCGGTCATCCTTTTCTCTTCCAGACCGAGCCCCGGGCTCTCACTCTTCACAATGAAGTCCCTCActctcctttccctcctctcctccctcaccggcGCCCACGCCGCCGTAGCCTCGGAAGCCAACACGGCAGAGGTCGCCGCCGACGCCATCGCCCTCAACACCTTCAAAGACGCCATCTGGTCGGCCGaatccctccccacccccctccaaggACCAGGCTACAGACCCCTCATCCCTCCCTCGTACGAACGCTGCGCCGTCGACCCAAACGGGCCTCGCGACTTCACCTACCTCACCCCCAACGGCCTCGCCGTCACCCGCGACCGGCGCACCAGCCGCGCCATCGAGGAGACCGATCCCGACGACCAATTCCAAGGTCTCGTCTTCGAACCCCCCAACAACGTCTTCTCCCCCAGAGGCGTCTTTGACGTCCGCCTCCCCGGCCGGGGCGACAGACCATCCCGCTACCTCGCCATCTTCAAAAACGGGGAAGTAGGCTGGGTCCTCCGCAGCACAAACGGGCAGACCGCCCTCCGCGATGAACGGGGCCAGCCCTACGTCACCACAGTCTTCTCCGTCCAGTGCGACGGTCTTTCCACTGCGGGTGTGATCAACGGGCTAGAGTTTGAGTTTGCCGTCAAGGACGGCAAGCTTTACGCTCGGGGTATCCCCCCTACCAAGAAGCACTCCCACGTCTTTTCCAAGAGGCAGGAGAACGGTGGTGTCCAGGTTTCCGAGAGCAGCGGAGGTCGGCTGAGCATCACGGTGGGATTGTACGTCCTCCCACGACTCCCAGACGTCATCGCCGACCCCCCCGTCACCAAGACTTGCCCCAAAGGCGCAGACTACACCACCCACGACCCCGCCCCCCCGATGACGTCCAACGGATGCGGCCCGACAgattggtggaggtggtatTTCGCGCCAAAGCTGCACGAGACGTTTGAAGATGCCTGCAACTGGGTGGATGTCTGCTGGA CCGACTGCACCCAAACCTTCACCACCTGCAACTCGGGCTTCGCCGCCCGCCTCCTCGACCGCTGCAACGAGCGCTTCCGCACCGagtcctccctctcctcctgccgCAACCTAGCCTCCGCCTACGTGGCCCACTACAGTATGGCCAACGCCGCCCTCACCTACGAGGGCGTCAAGGACAAGTACTGCGGCTGCCAGTGCGCCGATCCCGAGCAGCACCTCTGCGGTGACGTCTGCATCTACAAGAACGACCCCAACAACTGCGGTCGCTGCAATAAAGTA TGCCCCTCCGGCTGCATAAACGGCGTCTGCGCCTCCACCTGCCAAAACCCCTGGTCCTGCAACACCCCAGGCGACCTCTGCTCCGCCGACGGCGCAACCCCCAACCCGGAAACCATCGACGACTACACCGACCTCTGCCTCTGCGCCGAGGCCGCCGAGTCGGCAGGCACCGTCTGCGCCTGGGCCGGCGACGTCTGCGGCGCAAAGGGCTGCGCCGTCAACTCCGACTGCGAGTACGGCTCCGCCTGCATCCTGCTGTCCTGCTGCCGCGGCACGCCCGGTGTCTGCATCAGCGTGAGGGACGACTACTGCAACAACCCTGCGCTGCCCAGGAACGGGCTGTTGAGGAGTCAGCCTGAGGGGAACAGGCTTTTTGAGGGTGCGTTCGCGAAAAAGGTTGTGGGttga
- a CDS encoding hypothetical protein (EggNog:ENOG503P21T): MMPSKVLIFTGAPESSTLDWESGLLSAFSDPIARFAGITTDSQQPRPAIEGHAAWRSLTLEMTDIPHDRQKQVALDPCYDESADFLPGTGPDFFTTVYTASFASTRNGESQSQFQSRAESQNHALSQLYEHSIAIHQEMPSSHLVNHHSQSDQSDSCISNETTSFLSDGPSQHEPARGPLPFRGDSHLTDLKDIPPASCLTKIMPQTASVNLIVGIISVARPRVVNTRWGSKHLVEILVGDETRAGFTVTYWLPSDDVEKSCLAGLRPGDIVLMQNIGLNVFLKNVYGSSLRKDLSKVHLLYRVKLDSQESGGHYAASDLASTTNRHPQLDKTRRVRDWVLNFVGGGARHQGKSKNKPANPKRRWERPPDDDTQLP; encoded by the coding sequence ATGATGCCGTCAAAAGTCCTGATCTTTACTGGCGCTCCCGAGAGTAGCACGCTTGATTGGGAATCCGGGCTGCTGTCAGCCTTTTCCGATCCGATTGCCCGGTTTGCAGGAATCACAACAGACAGCCAACAGCCTCGTCCAGCAATCGAGGGTCACGCTGCCTGGAGATCGTTGACACTGGAGATGACTGATATCCCACACGACCGCCAGAAGCAGGTCGCTCTTGACCCCTGCTACGATGAATCAGCAGACTTTCTTCCAGGGACGGGACCCGACTTCTTCACAACAGTATATACTGCCTCTTTCGCATCGACCAGAAACGGAGAATCTCAATCTCAGTTTCAGTCTCGGGCCGAGTCCCAGAACCATGCGTTGTCACAGCTCTACGAGCACTCAATAGCAATCCATCAGGAGATGCCCTCTTCCCACCTTGTCAATCACCACAGCCAAAGCGACCAGTCAGACTCTTGTATCAGCAACGAGACTACCTCTTTTCTGTCTGATGGCCCCAGCCAACACGAGCCCGCGAGGGGGCCGTTGCCTTTTCGGGGAGATTCTCACCTCACCGACCTGAAAGATATCCCACCAGCCTCGTGTCTTACCAAGATCATGCCGCAGACCGCGAGCGTCAACTTGATTGTAGGTATCATCTCGGTTGCCCGGCCTCGAGTTGTCAACACCCGATGGGGCTCAAAGCATCTGGTGGAGATTTTGGTTGGTGACGAGACCAGAGCTGGTTTCACCGTTACCTACTGGCTACCATCagatgatgttgagaaaAGCTGCCTTGCCGGACTGCGGCCCGGAGACATTGTCCTAATGCAGAACATTGGGCTGAATGTGTTTCTGAAAAATGTCTATGGGTCCAGTCTCCGCAAGGATCTCTCCAAGGTCCACCTTCTCTACCGCGTGAAACTCGACTCCCAAGAGAGCGGCGGCCACTACGCAGCATCGGATCTAGCGTCCACGACCAACCGGCATCCCCAGCTGGACAAGACACGCCGGGTTCGAGATTGGGTTCTGAACtttgtcggtggtggtgcccgGCACCAGGGCAAGTCCAAGAACAAGCCGGCCAACCCCAAGCGTCGTTGGGAACGACCACCAGACGACGATACCCAGCTGCCTTAG
- the ERG27 gene encoding 3-keto-steroid reductase (COG:I; EggNog:ENOG503NWKM; BUSCO:EOG09262SR7), which yields MVPPPWDRAPEKDTLFVLVTGANSGIGFGICQRLIDDYLSTRSLTSHLILIPTTRSAKKSQETVTALRAHAQQFAESSPALRSRTGQNYDPHQATRRIHILSVQLDLCNLPTITAAADQLLHGTLSSSPSTSPDFESLEDVKIPRLDSIIFNAGIGGWYGLNWGKVAHNILTKGIVSATTWPTFKGGNSGQTIAPVPGSKETMGEVFCANVFGHYLFAQKLVPLLSRPKPSALPPGRIIWESSIDADWDTFSLDDFQALKTDAAYEATKRLTDVLALTSSLPTSKPYVDQYFSVAEDETPPKMYLAHPGIVQTTLFPLNAFMFFWYQVVLYLVRWLGSPWHPITGYNGSMAPAWLALQEQEALDSERAERVKWGSAADRWGNVYVRKTEVDGWGWEGRVEDVEELKEKGLLSGRKGGMEMVKEERLVEFKELGGRVWKRLEELRGEWERKV from the exons ATGGTACCACCACCTTGGGACCGAGCTCCTGAAAAGGACACCTTATTTGTCCTGGTGACAGGTGCCAACAG CGGCATCGGCTTCGGCATCTGTCAACGCCTCATCGACGATTACCTCTCCACCCGCTCCCTGACCTcccacctcatcctcattCCCACCACCCGCTCGGCCAAAAAGTCCCAAGAAACCGTCACCGCCCTCCGCGCCCACGCCCAACAGTTCGCCGaatcctcccccgccctccgcTCCCGCACCGGCCAAAACTACGACCCCCACCAAGCCACCCGCCGCATTCACATCCTCTCGGTCCAACTCGACCTCTgcaacctccccaccatcaccgccgccgccgaccagctcctccatggcaccctctcctcctccccctccacgTCCCCCGACTTTGAATCCCTGGAAGACGTCAAGATCCCCCGGTTGGACTCCATAATCTTCAACGCCGGCATCGGCGGCTGGTACGGTCTCAACTGGGGAAAGGTCGCCCACAACATCCTCACCAAGGGCATCgtctcagcaacaacatggCCGACCTTCAAGGGGGGCAACTCGGGCCAAACCATCGCCCCCGTCCCGGGGAGCAAGGAGACAATGGGAGAAGTCTTTTGCGCAAACGTCTTTGGCCACTACCTCTTTGCGCAGAAACTGGTCCCCTTGCTCTCCCGCCCCAAGCCATCCGCCCTGCCCCCCGGAAGAATCATCTGGGAGAGCAGCATCGACGCAGACTGGGACACCTTTTCCCTGGACGATTTTCAAGCCCTCAAAACCGACGCCGCCTACGAGGCGACCAAACGACTGACTGACGTTTTGGCGCTGACGTCGTCCCTCCCGACGTCGAAACCGTACGTGGATCAATATTTTTCTGTGGCGGAAGACGAGACGCCACCCAAGATGTACCTAGCGCATCCGGGCATCGTCCAGACGACGCTTTTCCCGCTCAACGCGTTCATGTTTTTTTGGTATCAGGTTGTGCTTTATCTGGTGAGGTGGCTGGGTTCGCCGTGGCATCCGATCACGGGGTACAACGGGAGTATGGCGCCTGCTTGGCTGGCGctgcaggagcaggaggcgtTGGATAGTGAGCGGGCCGAGAGGGTCAAGTGGGGGAGTGCGGCGGATCGGTGGGGGAATGTGTATGTCAGGAAGACggaggtggatgggtgggggtgggaggggagggtggaagatgttgaagagttgaaggagaaggggttgttgagtggacggaagggggggatggagatggtcaaagaggagaggttggtagAATTCAAGGAGTTGGGTGGAAGGGtgtggaagaggttggaggagttgaggggggagtgggagaggaaggtttGA
- the DAL81_1 gene encoding Fungal specific transcription factor (COG:L; EggNog:ENOG503NVUA), with protein sequence MSTSIAVPRTAPIAIAPKPPTARFPPSRQGSVHHHGHNFDSYGSGFNSPDSGSVLSLNTPPCEACRNRRSECVMGEDTEEHCVACQYTGTECSLVESSGSSSPLGARKRKLNGGDGAEEGRSKRSSPGRSDNRSQRRRQNQHHQQPSVSCTTTSSSLIEDMANFGGPTLLKRTLGLQADRYCQYIGPTTDFEPSLINLSSFDPQDESLLARGTLRRVSDNDTFLLLPDNNTPGYDHIIEDADEIENIVAPHGRRLIDLYFRVVHPGFPIIQRSVFYEKYERSHREFSPPLLAAVYILAINWWEHEEELAGLPKPNVRELERLVRTTLADAMYRPKLSTIQAGLLLSQRPEGDQWAPTAQLVAVGQELGLHLDCTNWKIPPWERGLRKRLAWALYLQDKWGALVHGRPSHIFASNWAVQPLNPNDFPDIECDETDAEERLELERGRVLFRQMVQLSQILAEILDTFYTLQATSQIANAGPQGTQLVLSLAKPIQLKLKEWYSALPALVRMDSTFQTTPSSSSGSRFSPIGYLHLAYFATEITLHRRIIRSMSALPEDNNPNTPSIDPYIQHICRSAAKARLISAMDFVNRLTPSHLRAFWYFASKTNFALIGTFGSLLWGTSPGREEAEWYRRRLGEYRWTLSVSSKPGEGTSKGLTEFAMGMLDISTGLLKKLPEKPLLSRSGSEVGFGGSGGVDQVRRSSLFALGHAGGSSASLNSMAGGGGRGGPGGGFCLGMQSPRSDIGEEEGEEMDSEDDGEGEGSYGSFSVGN encoded by the exons ATGTCCACCTCGATCGCCGTCCCAAGGACGGCCCCCATAGCTATCGCGCCAAAACCCCCCACGGCACGCTTCCCACCGAGTCGACAGGGCAGTGtgcaccaccacggccacaACTTTGACTCTTACGGGAGCGGGTTCAACTCGCCTGATTCGGGGTCGGTGCTGAGCTTGAACACGCCGCCGTGTGAGGCTTGCCGGAACAGGAGGAGTGAGTGCGTTATGGGTGAGGATACCGAGGAGCACTGCGTGGCTTGTCAGTATACTGGGACCGAGTGCTCGTTGGTGGAGAGCAGTGGGAGTAGCAGCCCTTTGGgtgcgaggaagaggaagttgaatggaggggatggggcgGAGGAAGGGAGGAGTAAGAGGAG TTCCCCAGGACGGTCTGATAACAGATCGCAGCGTCGGCGGCaaaaccagcaccaccagcaacccaGCGTCTCGTGCACCACTACCAGCAGCTCCCTAATCGAAGACATGGCCAACTTTGGCGGGCCCACGCTGCTCAAGCGCACGTTGGGGCTGCAGGCGGATCGGTACTGCCAGTACATTGGGCCCACCACTGACTTTGAGCCCTCGCTCATCAACCTGTCATCATTCGACCCGCAAGATGAGAGTCTGCTCGCGAGGGGGacgttgaggagggtgagcgACAACGACACgttcttgttgctgccgGACAACAACACGCCGGGGTATGATCACATCATCGAGGACGCGGACGAGATTGAGAACATTGTGGCGCCGCACGGGAGGAGGCTGATCGACCTCTACTTTCGGGTAGTGCACCCGGGCTTTCCCATCATTCAACGGAGCGTGTTTTATGAAAAGTACGAGAGGAGCCACCGCGAGTTttcgccgccgctgctggcGGCCGTGTACATCCTGGCCATCAACTGGTGGGAGCACGAGGAGGAGCTAGCGGGGTTGCCGAAGCCGAATGtgagggagctggagaggttggtgaggaccACGTTGGCGGATGCCATGTACAGGCCGAAGCTGTCGACGATACAGGCGGGGTTGCTGTTGAGCCAGAGGCCGGAGGGGGATCAGTGGGCGCCGACTGCGCAGCTTGTGGCGGTGGGACAGGAGCTGGGGTTGCATTTGGATTGCACGAACTGGAAGATTCCGccttgggagagggggttgaggaagaggctgGCTTGGGCTCTGTATTTGCAG GATAAATGGGGCGCCCTCGTCCACGGCCGACCTTCCCACATCTTTGCGTCCAACTGGGCCGTCCAGCCGCTCAACCCCAACGACTTTCCCGACATTGAATGCGACGAGACCGACGCCGAGGAACGGCTCGAGCTTGAGAGGGGTCGGGTCCTTTTCAGGCAAATGGTCCAGCTTTCCCAAATCCTGGCCGAAATCCTGGACACGTTTTACACTTTGCAGGCAACCTCTCAGATCGCCAACGCCGGCCCGCAGGGCACTCAGCTCGTCTTGTCCCTCGCCAAGCCCATCCagctcaagctcaaggagtGGTATTCCGCTCTCCCGGCTCTCGTCAGGATGGACTCGACCTTTCAGACCAcaccctcgtcctcttcggGGAGCAGGTTCTCCCCGATCGGCTATCTGCACCTGGCCTACTTTGCAACCGAGATCACGCTCCACCGCCGCATCATCAGGTCCATGTCCGCCCTTCCGGAggacaacaaccccaacacgCCGTCCATCGACCCTTACATCCAGCACATTTGCCGCTCGGCCGCCAAGGCCAGACTCATCTCCGCAATGGATTTTGTCAACCGGCTCACTCCGTCCCACCTGAGGGCGTTTTGGTACTTTGCCTCCAAGACAAACTTTGCGCTGATCGGGACGTTTGGGAGCCTGCTGTGGGGGACGAGcccggggagggaggaggcggagtgGTATAGACGGCGGCTGGGCGAGTACAGGTGGACGCTGAGCGTGTCAAGCaagccgggggaggggacgagCAAGGGGTTGACCGAGTTTGCGATGGGGATGCTGGATATCAGCacggggttgttgaagaagctgccGGAGAAGCCGTTGTTGAGTCGGAGCGGGAGTGaggttgggtttggagggtCAGGAGGGGTGGATcaggtgaggaggagcagcttgTTTGCCTTGGGGCATGCGGGGGGGAGTTCGGCGAGTTTGAACAGCatggctgggggtggtgggaggggggggccGGGAGGGGGGTTCTGTTTGGGGATGCAGAGTCCCAGGAGTGAtattggggaggaggagggggaggagatggacagtgaggatgatggggagggggaggggagttATGGGAGTTTTTCGGTTGGGAACTGA